A single Pieris rapae chromosome 2, ilPieRapa1.1, whole genome shotgun sequence DNA region contains:
- the LOC123689819 gene encoding chymotrypsin-1-like — protein MFLNIVKLFVLSWIVHGDAQESRIVGGTDACESLAPYQVSLRRTDRSDDHFCAGSIISETWILTAAHCTNGLETDQIAAVVGTNKLSSGGDRYEIKQIIIHENFDIQRLQNDISLCQIKGEFNFNDMVKPITLASRPKIRPGSRCVLTGWGFTDNQRTVPDNLQVLTVTVMSNKRCSQKLAQTNGLTPIEKTQMCTLTRESEGACNGDSGGPLVRNGKQVGIVSWGIPCARGFPDVFAYVPAYYDWINEHIQ, from the exons ATGTTTTTGAATATCGTAAAACTTTTTGTCTTATCATGGATTGTTCATG GTGATGCGCAGGAATCGAGAATTGTTGGCGGTACGGATGCCTGCGAATCGTTGGCTCCATACCAAGTGTCGTTAAGGAGAACCGACAGATCTGATGATCACTTCTGTGCTGGCTCTATTATAAGCGAAACTTGGATTCTCACCGCTGCACACTGCACCAATGG ccTAGAAACAGACCAGATAGCCGCAGTGGTaggaacaaacaaactttCATCTGGAGGAGATCGTTATGAGATAaagcaaattataattcaCGAGAATTTTGACATTCAGCGCCTCCAGAATGATATATCACTATGTCAAATAAAAGGCGAATTTAACTTCAATGACATGGTAAAACCGATAACTTTAGCTTCTAGACCTAAAATAAGACCTGGATCTAGGTGTGTATTGACAGGGTGGGGATTCACAGAT AACCAAAGAACAGTACCGGACAATCTTCAAGTGTTAACTGTTACGGTAATGAGCAATAAGCGATGCTCACAGAAACTGGCACAGACAAATGGTCTTACACCCATTGAAAAAACCCAAATGTGCACATTGACTAGAGAATCGGAAGGAGCATGTAAT GGTGATTCTGGCGGACCTCTAGTGAGGAATGGAAAACAAGTGGGCATAGTATCCTGGGGGATACCGTGTGCTCGAGGCTTCCCAGACGTATTTGCATATGTACCAGCATACTACGACTGGATTAATGAgcatatacaataa
- the LOC123689801 gene encoding chymotrypsin-2-like, translated as MFLHFGLLLFLPQGLYGKVDISEAKDGDSRIIGGKDATPGMAKYQVSIRTHNGEKEWHTCGGSIINQQYILTAARCIVGKRADELSIVVGSHQINTGGTRHKIKKLVPHEKFSKATGKNDIGVVQVKGKIQYNDNVQPIQLVKQHIRIGRKCLLTGWGKTDLKKNIYPNNLQILYFQTVSNYGCTKKLYTRPSVRPGLPVNNGQLCAKHPKNQGMCHGDSGGPLVFEEGNKFLQLGVASWGISCAKDFPDVFASVPGNYAWIQSKIKLSNS; from the exons atgtttcttcATTTTGGACTATTACTCTTTTTGCCGCAAGGACTCTATG gCAAAGTGGACATTTCGGAAGCTAAAGATGGAGACAGCCGAATAATAGGTGGCAAAGATGCCACTCCAGGCATGGCTAAGTACCAAGTATCTATACGAACCCATAATGGAGAGAAAGAGTGGCACACTTGCGGAGGATCTATTATAAATCAACAGTACATCTTAACTGCGGCGCGTTGCATTGTTGg gAAACGAGCTGACGAGTTGTCTATAGTTGTTGGCAGTCACCAGATCAATACCGGTGGCACCCGGCACAAGATTAAGAAATTGGTACCTCATGAGAAATTTTCTAAGGCCACAGGGAAGAATGACATAGGCGTTGTACAAGTCAAAGGCAAAATCCAATACAATGACAATGTTCAACCAATTCAGTTGGTCAAACAACATATACGCATTGGAAGGAAATGTCTTTTGACCGGTTGGGGAAAAACTGATCTC aaaaagaatatttatccAAACAATCTTCAAATATTGTACTTCCAAACTGTAAGTAATTACGGGTgcacaaaaaaattgtatacacGCCCATCTGTTCGGCCGGGTTTGCCCGTGAATAATGGACAACTCTGCGCTAAGCACCCCAAGAACCAAGGCATGTGCCAT GGTGATTCCGGTGGGCCCCTCGTTTTTGAAGAGGGTAACAAATTTCTTCAATTAGGAGTCGCATCCTGGGGAATTTCCTGCGCCAAAGACTTTCCCGATGTATTTGCTTCAGTCCCTGGTAACTACGCTTGGATACAGAGCAAAATTAAGTTatcaaattcataa